One Cyclopterus lumpus isolate fCycLum1 chromosome 7, fCycLum1.pri, whole genome shotgun sequence DNA window includes the following coding sequences:
- the LOC117734158 gene encoding carbonic anhydrase 6-like — translation MNFFSVLVSAVLVSVDSAGIPHDGIHWTYTEGALDQMHWPTKYPDCGGKKQSPIDIQRRSVRHNPDMLQLELNGYDAQKGNFLMSNNGHTVQINLPPTMAIIKGLPGKYTAVQMHLHWGGWDLEASGAEHTLDGTRYMAELHVVHYNSDKYKSFTEARDKTDGLAVLAFFYDDGHFENTYYSDFISNLDKIKYAGQSMNISSIDVRSMLPENLNHFFRYQGSLTTPPCYESILWTVFDTPITLSHNQIRKLESTLMDMNNKTLWNDYRMAQPLNSRVVESSFLPRLGKGTFCRQDEIESKLLKIEGLITSLGKHMHSGGLRNSRPTRYEPRGLFPLVLDFQEKNSGSYALARLSHPMELDSFTVCMHVLPQLDGVHTVISYASNGNDNELLISIGDDKDAKEVGLWIGNEFVNLPHNFKFHDWANFCVTWSSHTGGADLWINGMVGEQRYLKSGYTISPGGVFILGKDQDGLLGISNADAFVGKMTDVNVWDYVLSTADIRDQMSCERNSTMVGNVFSWGTTKLNLFGGVQLDSDYRCP, via the exons ATGAACTTCTTCTCTGTGTTGGTCTCCGCTGTTTTGGTCTCAGTTGACAGTGCTGGGATTCCTCATGATGGAATACACTGGACATACACAG AGGGAGCGCTGGACCAGATGCACTGGCCAACCAAGTACCCTGATTGTGGAGGAAAGAAGCAGTCTCCAATAGACATCCAGCGGCGCAGCGTGCGGCACAACCCAGACATGCTGCAGCTGGAGCTCAACGGATATGATGCTCAAAAAGGGAATTTTCTCATGTCCAATAACGGGCACACCG TTCAAATTAATCTGCCTCCCACTATGGCGATCATTAAGGGCCTCCCAGGAAAATACACAGCTGTCCAGATGCACCTGCACTGGGGAGGCTGGGACCTGGAGGCCAGTGGAGCAGAGCACACCCTTGACGGCACCCGTTACATGGCAGAG CTCCATGTTGTCCACTACAATTCTGACAAGTACAAGAGCTTTACTGAAGCCAGAGATAAGACCGACGGGCTGGCAGTACTCGCCTTTTTCTATGAT GACGGGCATTTTGAGAACACCTACTACAGTGATTTCATCTCCAATCTGGACAAAATCAAGTATGCAG GTCAGTCCATGAACATCTCGAGCATTGATGTGCGCTCCATGCTCCCCGAGAACCTCAACCATTTCTTTAGATATCAGGGCTCCCTCACCACGCCGCCCTGCTACGAGAGCATCCTCTGGACTGTGTTTGATACTCCCATCACTCTCTCACATAACCAG atcaggaaacTGGAGAGTACACTGATGGACATGAACAACAAGACCCTGTGGAATGACTACCGCATGGCTCAGCCTCTCAACAGCCGTGTggtggagtcttctttcttgccTCGCCTCGGGAAAGGAA CATTTTGTCGGCAAGATGAGATTGAATCCAAGCTCCTGAAGATCGAGGGTCTGATAACGTCTCTTGGAAAGCATATGCATTCAG GTGGACTTCGTAACTCAAGACCTACCAGATATG AACCTCGCGGTCTGTTTCCTCTGGTGCTCGACTTCCAGGAGAAAAACTCTGGAAGTTATGCTTTGGCCCGCCTCAGCCATCCCATGGAGCTTGACTCCTTCACTGTCTGCATGCATGTCCTGCCTCAGCTCGACGGGGTCCACACCGTCATCTCTTACGCCAGTAACGGCAACGACAACGAGCTGCTGATCTCCATCGGTGATGACAAGGATGCCAAAGAGGTCGGCCTCTGGATTGGCAATGAGTTTGTCAACCTGCCGCACAACTTCAAGTTCCACGACTGGGCCAACTTCTGCGTCACCTGGTCGTCCCACACCGGCGGCGCAGACCTGTGGATCAACGGCATGGTGGGGGAGCAGCGCTATCTGAAAAGCGGTTACACAATCAGCCCCGGCGGTGTGTTCATTCTGGGCAAAGACCAGGATGGACTACTGGGCATCTCCAACGCAGACGCCTTTGTGGGTAAGATGACTGATGTCAACGTGTGGGACTATGTGCTGTCCACAGCAGATATCCGGGACCAGATGTCATGTGAGAGAAACAGCACCATGGTGGGAAATGTGTTCAGCTGGGGAACAACCAAACTCAATCTGTTTGGAGGGGTGCAGCTAGACAGCGACTACAGATGCCCCTGA
- the LOC117734147 gene encoding nuclear factor 7, ovary-like has translation MAEKIVILESFLNCHVCSETFRDPVSLSCNHSFCSSCLKQFWKQAENNKCPICKRKSSKQDLNVNFALKELTDSFAERHNNASPETEQEKEKEEKAVCPLHQSHKVVPIEQAVSDLKDQLRSDLESLQDKRDKHKQVEETYKEVIQHSNKQLLSTERQIRAQFNKLHQFLKEEEESRLAALWEEEEQKGKTISREMEMIQEQISSLSDSISAVEEDLQKHNVSFLSSYKPTQTRTRVQSTLSDPQLVSGALIDVAKHLGNLSFRVWEKMKDMVHFSPVILDPNTANPILHLSDDLTSVRRGDTKQQLPDNPERSTKYADVLGSEGFSSGKHSWEVEVGDHPFWYVGLVKESVHRKGEIPTSPEDGLWCFSNLSGEYIDVVGETVRVEKSLQRIRVQLDYDRGVVSFYDPEDMTHIYTHTDTFTEKLFPYFHIGEACDAKTADIKICQTDISL, from the coding sequence ATGGCTGAGAAAATAGTGATTCTCGAAAGTTTCCTGAACTGCCACGTTTGTTCAGAGACTTTCAGAGATCCTGTGTCTCTGAGCTGCAACCACAGCTTCTGTTCAAGCTGCCTGAAACAATTCTGGAAACAAgctgaaaacaacaaatgtcccatttgtaaaagaaaatcctCAAAACAAGATCTAAATGTGAATTTTGCACTGAAGGAACTGACTGATTCCTTTGCTGAGAGACATAATAATGCTTCACCTGAGACGgaacaagagaaggagaaagaggagaaagctGTGTGTCCTCTCCACCAGAGTCACAAGGTGGTTCCTATAGAACAAGCAGTCAGTGACCTGAAGGACCAGCTGAGATCTGACTTAGAGTCTCTGCAGGACAAGagggacaaacacaaacaagtggaGGAAACATACAAGGAAGTGATTCAACACTCCAACAAGCAGCTGTTGTCCACAGAGAGGCAGATCAGAGCACAGTTCAACAAGCTCCACCAGttcctgaaagaggaagaggagtccaGACTGGCAGCTctctgggaggaagaggagcagaagggGAAGACTatcagcagagagatggagatgattcAGGAGCagatctcctctctgtcagacagcatctctgctgttgaagaagacctgcagaaacacaacgtgTCATTCCTCAGCAGTTATAAACCCACTCAGACCAGAACCAGAGTCCAGAGCACACTGTCAGATCCACAGCTGGTCTCAGGAGCGCTGATAGATGTGGCCAAACACCTGGGCAACCTGTCCTTCAGAGTctgggagaagatgaaggacatGGTCCACTTCAGTCCTGTCATTCTGGACCCAAACACTGCAAACCCcattctccatctgtctgatgatctgaccagtgtgagacgtggagacacaaagCAGCAGCTTCCTGACAATCCAGAGAGATCCACTAAGTATGCAGATGTTCTGGGGTCTGAGGGCTTCAGCTCAGGGAAACACAgctgggaggtggaggtgggagaCCATCCTTTCTGGTATGTAGGTTTGGTTAAAGAGTCAGTTCACAGGAAGGGAGAGATACCTACTTCCCCAGAAGATGGACTCTGGTGTTTCTCAAATCTCAGTGGAGAATACATTGATGTTGTTGGTGAGACTGTCAGAGTGGAGAAGAGTCTCCAGAGGATCAGAGTCCAGCTGGACTATGACAGGGGGGTGGTGTCCTTCTACGACCCCGAAGACATGACTCACATctacactcacacagacactttCACTGAGAAACTCTTCCCATATTTTCATATTGGAGAGGCTTGTGATGCTAAAACTGCTGATATCAAAATCTGTCAAACTGATATTTCTCTGTGA